The Negativicutes bacterium genome has a segment encoding these proteins:
- a CDS encoding aminotransferase class I/II-fold pyridoxal phosphate-dependent enzyme: MSWSDRFAPSVNSLAPSGIRRFFDIAAEMTGVISLGVGEPDFITPWHIRESCIHSLEQGYTSYTANHGLLELREEISQQFMDEHQLQYNPKDEVLITVGVSEGLDLALRTIICPGDEILIPEPCYVSYKACVSLAGGIPVTVPTSIETEFRITVEQLEKYVSSKTKALIIGYPNNPTGAIMPQEELSKIAEFAERHDLIVISDEIYSNLTYDATHTCFAALPNMKDRTIVLNGFSKSYAMTGWRIGYALANHEFIASMNKIHQYTMLCAPITAQIGALEALRHGKIHMKKMVSEYDRRRKLIYEGFKAMGLNCFEPKGAFYIFPSIANTGMDSLEFAEKLLRSEKVALVPGNAFGESGNGFIRCSYATSISKIDEALARIERFLQQNC, encoded by the coding sequence ATGAGTTGGTCAGATAGATTCGCCCCTTCGGTAAATTCATTAGCGCCGTCAGGAATTCGTCGCTTTTTTGATATTGCTGCAGAAATGACCGGAGTTATTTCTTTAGGGGTTGGTGAGCCTGATTTTATCACCCCTTGGCATATCAGAGAAAGTTGTATCCATAGCTTAGAACAAGGTTACACTTCCTACACTGCTAATCATGGATTGTTAGAATTACGTGAAGAAATCTCACAGCAATTTATGGATGAGCATCAGTTACAATACAATCCCAAAGATGAAGTCTTAATAACAGTTGGTGTTAGTGAAGGCTTGGACTTAGCACTCCGCACCATCATCTGTCCCGGTGATGAAATTTTAATTCCCGAACCATGTTATGTTTCATATAAAGCCTGTGTATCTTTAGCGGGCGGAATTCCGGTAACTGTACCAACCAGTATTGAAACTGAATTTCGTATCACTGTAGAGCAACTCGAAAAATATGTTTCATCTAAGACAAAGGCATTAATTATCGGTTATCCTAATAATCCCACCGGCGCCATTATGCCGCAAGAAGAACTTTCAAAAATAGCAGAATTTGCTGAACGACATGATTTAATTGTCATTTCTGATGAAATTTATTCTAATTTAACTTATGATGCAACGCACACCTGTTTTGCTGCATTGCCGAACATGAAAGACCGCACTATTGTTTTAAATGGTTTTTCTAAATCCTATGCAATGACCGGTTGGCGCATTGGTTATGCTCTTGCTAATCATGAATTTATTGCTTCAATGAATAAAATTCATCAATATACAATGCTGTGTGCCCCAATCACTGCTCAAATCGGTGCATTAGAAGCACTGCGTCATGGCAAAATCCATATGAAAAAAATGGTTTCAGAATATGACCGTCGCCGAAAATTAATTTATGAAGGCTTTAAAGCAATGGGCTTAAATTGTTTTGAACCAAAAGGAGCCTTTTATATTTTCCCTTCAATTGCTAACACCGGTATGGACTCTTTAGAGTTTGCTGAAAAATTATTACGTAGCGAAAAAGTAGCCTTAGTTCCCGGTAATGCTTTTGGGGAAAGCGGTAATGGTTTTATCCGTTGCTCTTATGCCACTTCTATTAGTAAAATTGATGAAGCATTAGCACGTATTGAACGTTTTTTACAACAAAATTGCTAA
- a CDS encoding response regulator → MVNKFKVLVVDDSVISHLVVGDILNNTEFDICSYAKTATIAVEEFKKCRPDIVTMDMNLPDSDGIECSRKILEIDPNVKIIMISAMKDNNLITKGTQVGVRAFLQKPLLKDELLYVLRRLTNFSGTNQKPIESEKKIRVLTDEEKQIHDSYITPFISSLQKNLFTLVGLRTEVEFLESDTQLVVNGIAVLISITGNSKGRFVLSVSFETAAKFTALLLGRTPEDEIAIESIEEFANIVAGRGVSMINDSLISNDLRISPPGTISGKEVNIINNNKLENFSVVAKTEIGDFNINIGFTGGE, encoded by the coding sequence ATGGTAAACAAGTTTAAAGTGCTAGTAGTAGACGATTCTGTTATCAGTCATTTAGTGGTTGGCGATATATTAAATAACACGGAATTTGATATATGTTCTTATGCGAAAACTGCAACTATAGCCGTAGAAGAATTTAAAAAATGCAGACCTGATATTGTCACCATGGATATGAATTTACCGGATTCAGATGGCATTGAATGTAGTCGTAAAATTTTAGAGATTGATCCTAATGTCAAAATTATTATGATTAGTGCCATGAAAGATAATAATTTAATCACTAAAGGAACCCAAGTTGGTGTAAGAGCGTTTTTACAAAAGCCGTTATTGAAAGATGAGTTATTATATGTTTTAAGACGATTAACTAATTTTTCCGGAACTAATCAAAAACCGATTGAAAGTGAAAAGAAAATCAGAGTTTTAACAGACGAAGAAAAACAAATTCATGATTCATATATAACACCATTTATTAGTAGTTTACAAAAAAATCTGTTTACGCTCGTGGGATTAAGAACAGAAGTTGAGTTTTTAGAAAGTGACACTCAATTAGTGGTCAATGGCATTGCCGTGTTAATTAGTATTACCGGTAACAGCAAGGGCAGATTTGTTTTGAGTGTTAGCTTTGAAACAGCAGCGAAGTTTACAGCGTTATTATTAGGGCGGACACCGGAAGATGAAATAGCGATTGAAAGTATTGAAGAGTTTGCCAATATTGTTGCAGGGCGTGGAGTTTCGATGATTAATGATTCGTTAATTAGTAATGACTTAAGGATTTCACCACCAGGGACAATTAGTGGTAAAGAGGTTAATATAATAAACAACAATAAATTGGAGAATTTCAGCGTTGTGGCAAAAACAGAAATTGGAGATTTTAACATTAATATTGGTTTTACAGGGGGCGAATAA
- a CDS encoding Lrp/AsnC family transcriptional regulator, with product MKELLELLEQDAKYSTADLAVMLSKSEEEIIQAIKKLEENKTILKYNTIIDWAKAGVDSVTATIEVKVTPQREVGFDAIAERIYRFDEVRSVYLMSGSYDLLVVIEGNSLREVANFVSTRLAPIDGVISTTSHFMLKAYKKDGAILNDKENDHRLVVSP from the coding sequence ATGAAAGAATTATTAGAATTGTTAGAACAAGATGCTAAGTACTCTACGGCTGATTTGGCAGTAATGCTTAGTAAATCCGAAGAAGAAATCATTCAAGCCATCAAAAAATTAGAAGAAAATAAAACTATTTTAAAATACAATACTATTATTGACTGGGCCAAAGCCGGTGTCGATAGCGTTACCGCTACAATCGAGGTTAAGGTTACACCGCAACGTGAGGTTGGTTTTGATGCTATTGCCGAACGAATTTATCGTTTTGACGAAGTTCGCAGTGTCTACTTGATGTCCGGTAGCTACGATTTACTAGTTGTAATTGAAGGAAATTCGCTACGCGAGGTTGCTAATTTTGTCTCTACCAGATTAGCACCAATTGATGGTGTAATCAGCACCACCAGTCATTTCATGCTTAAAGCTTATAAAAAGGACGGTGCGATTCTTAACGATAAAGAAAATGATCACAGATTGGTGGTATCGCCATGA
- a CDS encoding chemotaxis protein CheX: MDAKLINPFIDAFHTIMPQIGFTEVKRGNISLKDKTATSKGVTVLVGLTKELGGNVAYNMSEETAKFVASTMMMGMPVESMDDMAQSAISELANMLTANSATNLSQMGIEVDISTPILTIGDGFTLKISNDKYICIEMLINSQTVEINVSIS, encoded by the coding sequence TTGGATGCAAAACTGATTAATCCATTTATTGATGCTTTCCATACAATAATGCCTCAAATAGGGTTTACAGAAGTAAAGAGAGGTAATATCTCGCTTAAAGATAAAACTGCAACCAGTAAAGGTGTTACAGTGTTGGTAGGGTTGACGAAAGAATTGGGCGGTAATGTTGCTTATAATATGAGTGAAGAAACCGCCAAGTTTGTTGCCTCAACGATGATGATGGGAATGCCGGTAGAGTCGATGGACGATATGGCGCAAAGTGCGATTTCAGAGCTGGCGAATATGCTAACTGCAAATTCAGCGACTAACTTGTCCCAAATGGGGATTGAGGTTGATATTTCAACGCCAATTCTCACCATCGGGGATGGTTTTACGCTGAAAATCAGCAATGACAAATATATTTGCATTGAAATGCTGATAAATTCGCAAACTGTCGAAATAAATGTATCAATATCATAA
- a CDS encoding P-II family nitrogen regulator, whose translation MTNLTKIDIITRPDKLEVLKEALNEIGVAGMTVTQVYGCGLQKGHKEVYRGMEYDINLTPKVKVETVVCEIPVERVLEVAKKVLKTGKIGDGKIFVYKIENAIRIRTGEEGDAAIIDKVD comes from the coding sequence ATGACTAATTTAACTAAAATTGATATTATTACGCGACCTGATAAGCTGGAGGTCTTAAAAGAAGCACTAAATGAAATTGGGGTAGCCGGGATGACGGTAACTCAAGTGTACGGCTGTGGTTTACAAAAAGGGCATAAAGAAGTTTATCGAGGAATGGAATATGATATTAATTTAACCCCAAAGGTAAAAGTTGAAACAGTTGTTTGTGAAATACCGGTCGAAAGAGTGTTAGAAGTAGCAAAGAAAGTTTTAAAAACCGGAAAAATTGGTGATGGTAAAATTTTTGTTTATAAAATTGAGAATGCCATCAGAATTCGCACCGGTGAAGAAGGCGATGCTGCTATTATTGATAAAGTGGACTAA